The following proteins come from a genomic window of Spea bombifrons isolate aSpeBom1 chromosome 10, aSpeBom1.2.pri, whole genome shotgun sequence:
- the LMO2 gene encoding rhombotin-2, whose protein sequence is MSSAIERKSLDPADEPVDEVLQIPPSLLTCGGCQQSIGDRYFLKAIDQYWHEDCLSCDLCGCRLGEVGRRLYYKLGRKLCRRDYLRLFGQDGLCASCDKRIRAYEMTMRVKDKVYHLECFKCAACQKHFCVGDRYLLINSDIVCEQDIYEWTKLNGMM, encoded by the exons ATGTCATCGGCCATAGAGCGCAAGAGTCTGGACCCAGCAGA TGAGCCCGTGGACGAGGTCCTCCAGATCCCTCCTTCGTTGCTGACATGCGGGGGCTGCCAGCAGAGCATCGGGGACCGCTACTTCTTGAAGGCCATTGATCAGTATTGGCACGAAGACTGCCTGAGCTGTGATCTGTGCGGCTGCCGGCTCGGAGAGGTTGGCAGGAGACTGTATTATAAATTGGGACGCAAGCTGTGCCGGAGAGACTATCTCAG GCTCTTCGGCCAAGACGGTCTCTGCGCTTCATGTGACAAGCGGATCCGAGCTTATGAGATGACCATGCGCGTAAAGGACAAAGTCTATCACTTAGAGTGCTTCAAGTGTGCCGCGTGCCAGAAACACTTCTGTGTTGGTGACCGCTATTTGCTCATCAATTCGGACATTGTCTGCGAGCAGGACATCTACGAATGGACCAAACTCAACGGGATGATGTAG